One Festucalex cinctus isolate MCC-2025b chromosome 3, RoL_Fcin_1.0, whole genome shotgun sequence DNA window includes the following coding sequences:
- the rxylt1 gene encoding ribitol-5-phosphate xylosyltransferase 1 has product MKFPKRKLFLLIIFAYVAFSLYAAYNVFFSTKVISRVHRVEKKEAGPSGGVRDGGAAPFIGDEWNPWEDEQVEYNSALNKKREAFKQHMARIEKNKPKRYKVQIWGKAAIGLYLWEHILEGPLNPTDKIAQWREGELQSSKIDFSFYTGPAVVQGHVPLDMNSLVLVLNGREQQKVAYSTRWLEHVQALVQSHTVSHVAVVLLGDEHCNNDWIGPYLKRHGGFVDLLFLVYDSPWVNDRDVFQWPLGVATYRQFPMVRPNAEMITSNRPYLCNFLGTVYKNSSRETLMQVMKQSGLEKDCITTAREKWLPQETADSLKHYQTALTQSELTLCPVGVNTECYRIYEACSYGSVPVVEDVLMPRTCAAGPSSPLRLLKAAGAPFIFISDWRELPAILEKERGMSQEQRVDRRRRLLEWYATFRQQMKERFTEVIEENFFKSG; this is encoded by the exons atgaaatttcctAAGAGAAAGTTGTTTCTTCTCATAATTTTTGCCTATGTCGCGTTTTCGTTATACGCTGCATACAACGTGTTCTTCAGCACTAAAGTCATATCACGCGTTCACAGGGTGGAGAAGAAAGAAGCAGGACCCTCTG GGGGTGTTCGAGATGGCGGAGCGGCTCCATTCATTGGTGATGAGTGGAATCCGTGGGAGGATGAACAAGTGGAGTACAATTCCGCACTGAACAAAAAGAGAGAGGCCTTCAAACAACATATGGCACGAATCGAAAAGAATAAACCCAAAAGATACAAGGTCCAAATCTGGGGTAAAGCAGCCATAG GACTTTATCTTTGGGAACATATATTGGAGGGACCCCTCAACCCAACTGATAAAATAGCACAATGGAGAGAGGGCGAACTCCAGTCAAGCAAAATTGATTTCAG TTTTTACACAGGGCCTGCGGTAGTCCAAGGTCATGTTCCCTTGGATATGAACAGCCTAGTTCTTGTTCTGAATGGTCGTGAGCAACAGAAAGTGGCGTACTCCACACGTTGGTTGGAACATGTCCAAGCTTTGGTTCAGTCCCACACTGTGTCTCACGTGGCGGTGGTTCTGCTGGGTGATGAGCACTGCAACAATGACTGGATCGGGCCATACTTAAAGAGACACGGTGGCTTTGTGGACCTGCTCTTTTTAGTGTATGATAGCCCTTGGGTCAATGATAGAGATGTCTTCCAGTGGCCCCTTGGTGTTGCTAC ATACAGACAGTTCCCCATGGTCCGGCCCAATGCTGAGATGATCACCTCCAACAGGCCATACCTCTGCAACTTCCTCGGTACTGTTTACAAGAATTCTTCTAGGGAAACACTCATGCAGGTTATGAAACAATCTGGCCTGGAGAAGGATTGCATCACCACTGCCAGGGAGAA atggctcccccaggagacaGCAGACAGTCTAAAGCACTATCAAACCGCACTGACCCAGAGCGAGCTCACTCTTTGCCCCGTTGGCGTCAACACAGAATGTTACCGCATCTACGAGGCCTGCTCTTATGGCTCCGTGCCCGTCGTGGAAGATGTACTGATGCCTAGGACCTGCGCGGCGGGGCCTAGCTCGCCATTGCGCCTCCTGAAAGCGGCGGGAGCACCCTTCATCTTTATCAGTGATTGGCGGGAGCTTCCTGCTATTTTGGAGAAGGAGAGAGGCATGAGCCAGGAGCAGAGGGTGGACAGGAGGAGGAGATTGCTGGAGTGGTACGCCACTTTCCGTCAGCAAATGAAGGAGAGGTTCACTGAGGTCATAGAGGAGAACTTTTTCAAAAGTGGCTGA